In the Candidatus Electrothrix sp. GW3-4 genome, one interval contains:
- a CDS encoding coiled coil domain-containing protein produces MSMKEAYEQKMQAQLDEWSAEIDKLKAKADSAKTDAQLNYHKQVEELLSIRKAAANKLSQLKNESGDAWEELKAGIDDAWDSLADAFKSAASKMK; encoded by the coding sequence ATGAGCATGAAAGAAGCATATGAACAAAAAATGCAGGCTCAATTAGACGAGTGGAGTGCGGAGATCGACAAACTCAAGGCAAAAGCCGACAGTGCAAAAACCGATGCACAACTTAACTATCACAAACAAGTTGAGGAGCTGCTGTCTATAAGAAAAGCTGCCGCTAATAAACTTTCCCAACTTAAGAACGAAAGTGGCGATGCTTGGGAGGAGCTTAAAGCCGGTATTGATGATGCGTGGGATTCTCTCGCTGATGCATTTAAGTCAGCTGCTTCGAAAATGAAGTAA
- a CDS encoding DUF1566 domain-containing protein: protein MHRFALANETVIDRQTGLMWTQDASLFDFSATWSEALARIQEINRRERYGYRDWRLPNRKELFSLMSHNTINPSLPTGHPFTNVFTGYYWTSSTCARLPNQAWYIHLGGARVFKGMKYDSYMVWPVRTGEGEKKSRLFCTGQKDCFDENGSIIDCHTTGQDGEIQAGLTFSKDRFAANKQAVRDKDTGLIWLRNANVLKTTMDWNSAFSFIAAMNSETAYGYNDWRVPNIIELESLTDLSQHSSALPEDHLFNDVQEFYWSSSTSMYDKSYAWVLYMVDGAVGVGYKPLSGFYLWPVRGKEKRMLFIPRHDASSSKPLSRKAA, encoded by the coding sequence ATGCATCGATTTGCATTGGCTAATGAAACTGTTATTGATCGACAGACAGGCCTGATGTGGACACAAGATGCCTCTTTGTTTGATTTTTCAGCAACCTGGAGCGAAGCCTTGGCTCGCATCCAAGAGATCAACAGAAGAGAGCGCTATGGTTATCGTGACTGGAGGCTCCCGAACCGCAAAGAGCTGTTCAGTTTAATGAGTCATAATACCATAAACCCAAGTCTTCCGACCGGCCATCCGTTTACGAATGTCTTTACGGGTTACTATTGGACTTCTTCAACGTGTGCAAGATTGCCTAACCAAGCGTGGTACATTCATTTGGGCGGAGCCAGAGTCTTTAAAGGGATGAAATATGATTCGTATATGGTTTGGCCCGTTCGGACAGGAGAAGGTGAGAAGAAAAGCAGATTATTTTGTACAGGACAAAAGGACTGTTTTGATGAAAACGGGAGCATTATTGACTGCCATACTACCGGTCAGGACGGTGAAATACAGGCCGGTTTAACGTTTTCCAAGGATCGTTTTGCTGCAAATAAACAGGCTGTCCGTGACAAGGATACCGGCTTGATATGGTTGCGAAATGCAAATGTCCTCAAAACCACAATGGATTGGAATTCTGCTTTTAGTTTCATTGCAGCGATGAACAGTGAAACAGCATATGGCTATAATGATTGGCGAGTCCCGAATATTATCGAATTGGAGAGTCTGACAGACCTGAGCCAACATTCATCCGCCTTACCTGAGGATCATTTATTTAACGATGTTCAGGAGTTTTATTGGTCTTCAAGCACAAGCATGTATGATAAGAGTTATGCGTGGGTACTCTATATGGTAGATGGCGCAGTCGGTGTTGGCTATAAACCATTGTCAGGATTTTATCTTTGGCCCGTAAGAGGAAAAGAAAAAAGGATGCTCTTCATACCGAGGCATGATGCGTCGAGTTCCAAGCCACTCTCCCGGAAAGCGGCTTGA
- a CDS encoding IS1634 family transposase, which yields MHDARVVALPRHKGKGRPAKGKKPDFYVYRIEGNPASLLQERTRLLERKSCFILATNQLDCEELSDEELLKVYKDQQKVERGFRFLKDPMFMASTLFLKSRKRIMALMMVMTLCLLVYAALEYRIRQALEINNETFPNQKGKPAPNPTARWVFQFFSGIHLLLVGGMQQLVLNLNEHHLRLLKLLGGRYEKLYSGNG from the coding sequence ATTCATGACGCTCGTGTTGTTGCTTTACCTCGCCATAAGGGCAAAGGACGGCCAGCCAAGGGCAAGAAACCGGACTTTTATGTTTACCGCATTGAAGGCAACCCAGCCTCCCTGCTTCAGGAGAGAACCCGATTGTTGGAACGAAAAAGCTGTTTTATTCTTGCAACGAATCAGTTGGACTGCGAAGAATTGTCCGACGAGGAACTCTTGAAAGTGTACAAAGATCAGCAAAAGGTTGAACGGGGTTTTCGTTTCCTCAAAGATCCTATGTTTATGGCTTCAACGCTTTTTTTAAAATCCCGAAAACGTATCATGGCCCTGATGATGGTTATGACGCTTTGCCTCCTGGTGTACGCCGCGTTGGAATATCGCATCAGACAAGCGCTCGAAATAAATAATGAAACATTTCCCAACCAGAAAGGAAAACCTGCCCCTAACCCTACTGCTCGTTGGGTATTTCAGTTTTTTTCAGGAATTCACCTGCTGCTTGTCGGCGGAATGCAACAGCTGGTCCTGAATTTAAATGAACATCATTTGCGTCTGCTGAAGCTGTTGGGTGGGAGATATGAAAAATTATATTCTGGAAATGGATAG
- a CDS encoding IS1634 family transposase, which yields MENNTTILPQECSSKLLNHLGLVAGMYDELGLGELIDSLIHQDKEKRVVSVGQAVKAMVLNGLGFANRALYLTPHFFQDKPVDRLIGEGIEAQHLNDTVLGRALEVIYEHNPEELYSQLAARAIGRLGLLARFGHLDSTSFHTDGRYPANGSEEEEGVIRITKGYSRDHRPDLNQIVLQLICERQAGIPLLMKPLSGNSSDKTDFRKTVQAHIDQMKNDFSLEYLVADSALYTAQTLKELSMILWISRVPETLNLSQEIIHEVASNLMQDPEKAASRSLGVVYGDVRQRWLVVYSPEAYQRGRKTVNKKCLKLSTNESKQFDKLCKQDFACEADALKALSRFEKS from the coding sequence ATGGAAAACAACACAACGATTTTACCACAGGAATGCTCAAGTAAACTCCTCAATCACTTGGGCCTAGTCGCGGGTATGTATGACGAACTCGGACTTGGGGAGCTGATTGACAGTCTGATTCATCAGGATAAAGAAAAGCGAGTTGTCTCAGTTGGTCAGGCAGTTAAGGCAATGGTTCTTAACGGGTTGGGCTTTGCGAATCGGGCATTGTATCTGACCCCGCATTTTTTCCAGGATAAACCGGTAGATCGACTCATCGGAGAAGGCATTGAGGCCCAGCACCTGAACGATACTGTTTTGGGCCGGGCCTTAGAAGTGATTTACGAGCATAATCCCGAAGAGTTATATTCGCAGCTTGCAGCTAGGGCAATTGGTCGTCTAGGGCTGCTGGCACGTTTTGGTCACTTGGATTCAACGAGTTTTCATACCGACGGTCGCTATCCAGCCAACGGATCAGAAGAGGAAGAAGGTGTTATTCGGATCACAAAAGGCTACAGCCGTGATCATCGTCCGGATCTGAACCAGATCGTGTTGCAGCTCATTTGCGAACGACAGGCTGGCATCCCGCTTCTGATGAAGCCGTTAAGTGGTAACAGTAGCGATAAAACAGATTTTCGGAAAACAGTGCAAGCGCATATTGATCAGATGAAAAACGATTTCAGCCTGGAATATCTGGTTGCGGATAGTGCGCTCTATACAGCGCAAACATTAAAAGAACTGAGCATGATATTGTGGATTTCCCGTGTACCGGAGACATTGAATCTGTCCCAGGAGATCATCCATGAAGTAGCTTCAAATCTGATGCAGGATCCTGAAAAAGCAGCATCTCGCAGTCTCGGGGTAGTTTATGGCGATGTCAGGCAGCGCTGGTTGGTTGTCTATTCGCCTGAAGCATATCAACGGGGACGCAAGACCGTAAACAAAAAATGCCTCAAGCTGAGCACAAATGAATCCAAGCAATTCGATAAATTGTGCAAACAGGATTTTGCCTGCGAGGCCGATGCATTGAAAGCACTGTCCCGTTTTGAAAAAAGCTGA
- a CDS encoding thiamine pyrophosphate-dependent enzyme: MSENIFDPHVKDIAWCPGCGNFSIRKIMLEMLEELELDPVNTVMVSGIGQAAKSPQYIQANYFNGLHGRALPPATAMKAANPKLTVIVESGDGDMYGEGGNHFLHAIRRNPDITAVVHNNMIYGLTKGQASPTTSKGMKTPVQVNGVFLEPFNPIATAIALDASFVARVNALDQDKTKEIIKKAVQHKGFSVVDVFQICVSFNKVNTAKWFKEHTYYLDEQHDTSDRSAAFSRAIEQDKLPLGIFYEQTNKPVFEESFPLYQKEKSPLFQRTFKREALEKIAAEKTE, from the coding sequence ATGAGCGAGAATATATTTGATCCCCATGTGAAGGATATTGCCTGGTGCCCAGGGTGCGGGAATTTCTCCATCCGTAAAATCATGCTTGAGATGCTTGAGGAACTGGAGCTTGATCCGGTCAACACGGTTATGGTTTCTGGAATCGGTCAGGCAGCCAAATCACCCCAATATATTCAGGCAAATTATTTTAACGGACTCCACGGCAGGGCATTACCGCCTGCAACAGCTATGAAGGCTGCTAACCCAAAACTCACAGTCATTGTCGAAAGTGGAGATGGCGATATGTATGGAGAGGGAGGGAATCACTTTCTCCACGCAATACGCCGGAATCCTGATATCACGGCTGTTGTTCATAATAATATGATTTACGGACTGACAAAAGGTCAGGCTTCTCCGACGACGTCAAAAGGAATGAAAACCCCGGTCCAGGTTAATGGTGTTTTTCTTGAACCTTTTAATCCGATAGCTACTGCAATCGCTCTGGATGCATCTTTTGTGGCACGAGTGAATGCCTTAGATCAGGATAAAACAAAGGAAATAATTAAAAAGGCTGTACAGCATAAAGGGTTTTCTGTTGTAGATGTTTTTCAGATCTGTGTCTCCTTTAACAAAGTGAATACAGCGAAATGGTTTAAGGAGCATACGTATTATCTTGATGAGCAGCATGACACCTCGGATCGATCCGCTGCATTTTCCCGGGCTATAGAGCAGGATAAACTCCCGCTTGGCATTTTTTACGAACAGACGAATAAACCTGTTTTTGAGGAAAGTTTTCCTCTTTATCAGAAAGAGAAGTCCCCCTTGTTTCAACGTACATTTAAAAGAGAGGCGTTAGAAAAAATAGCTGCGGAAAAGACAGAGTAA
- a CDS encoding permease, whose translation MQNFLQLWSEAVKTSLGFFWMALWAFILGYFISSLIQVLVTRARMQKAMGKDGPRSMLLGTFFGFISSSCSFSALSATRAIFNKGAGLAPSLAFLLASTNLVIELGIVIAIFLGWQFVVGEYVGGILLILITWLLIRITRPRRLEAQARNQSDQDEDHHGTELDWKEKLVSMQSWQEIGQTYVMEWQMVWRDVLIGFTVAGMISAMVPDSFFQTLFIGSGGENTANPGFLAVLAQTLVGPIAAFFTFIGSMGNIPLAAVLFGQGVTFAGVMAFIFSDLVVLPVLRINANYYGWKMALYLLALMLVAIVFAALAMHYTLAFLGLLPDFTAMTAPGNRAYFKLNYQLVLNVISLLANLVLVWLWYKAQHAHDAHNHHGGHDHHSHHHHGHKQHVASLIDRVLSVLVVLAVVWLFGGLIVLLF comes from the coding sequence TTGCAAAATTTTCTACAACTCTGGAGTGAGGCAGTAAAAACGAGTCTGGGGTTTTTCTGGATGGCGTTGTGGGCCTTTATTCTTGGCTACTTTATCAGCAGCTTGATACAGGTTCTTGTAACCCGTGCCCGCATGCAAAAGGCCATGGGAAAGGACGGGCCTCGCAGCATGCTGCTTGGGACTTTTTTTGGCTTTATCTCAAGTTCCTGTAGTTTTTCTGCCCTGTCTGCCACTCGCGCTATTTTCAACAAAGGAGCTGGTCTTGCGCCTTCTCTGGCCTTTCTCTTGGCATCCACCAATCTCGTTATTGAACTCGGGATAGTTATTGCCATTTTTCTTGGCTGGCAATTTGTGGTTGGCGAGTATGTCGGTGGCATCCTGTTGATTTTGATTACCTGGCTTCTTATTCGAATAACTCGCCCGCGACGCCTGGAGGCTCAGGCCCGCAATCAGAGTGACCAAGACGAAGACCATCATGGTACGGAACTTGATTGGAAGGAAAAACTTGTCAGTATGCAAAGTTGGCAAGAAATCGGGCAGACCTATGTCATGGAATGGCAGATGGTTTGGCGGGATGTGCTGATTGGTTTCACAGTAGCGGGTATGATTTCAGCGATGGTACCTGACAGCTTTTTTCAGACCCTGTTTATTGGTTCTGGTGGTGAAAATACTGCCAATCCTGGTTTTCTTGCAGTTCTCGCCCAGACGCTGGTTGGTCCGATAGCCGCATTTTTCACCTTTATCGGTTCAATGGGAAATATTCCACTTGCAGCGGTTCTGTTCGGTCAAGGTGTAACCTTTGCAGGTGTGATGGCATTTATTTTTTCTGATCTTGTTGTGCTGCCAGTACTGCGGATCAATGCAAACTATTATGGCTGGAAAATGGCTCTGTATCTGCTTGCCTTGATGCTGGTGGCTATCGTGTTTGCAGCTTTGGCAATGCATTACACACTTGCATTTTTGGGCTTGCTGCCCGATTTCACAGCGATGACAGCTCCTGGCAATCGTGCATACTTTAAGCTGAATTATCAGTTGGTCCTCAATGTTATTTCCCTTTTAGCCAACCTTGTTTTAGTTTGGTTGTGGTACAAAGCCCAGCATGCGCATGATGCTCATAATCATCATGGTGGGCATGACCATCACAGTCACCATCATCATGGTCACAAACAGCACGTTGCGTCGCTTATTGATAGAGTTCTCTCTGTATTGGTTGTTTTAGCAGTTGTTTGGTTGTTTGGTGGATTAATCGTGCTTTTGTTCTGA
- a CDS encoding cation diffusion facilitator family transporter — protein MSHDHNHHTGNYNQAFAIGILLNIVFVAIEAGYGVAAGSLALIADAGHNLSDVLSLLLAWGASWLATKPATGNRTYGFRKATIMASLLNAIVLLFALGGIAWEAVGRIFDPGPVEAMTIIVVAAIGVVVNAITAWLFVSGQKEDLNIKGAYLHMAADAGVSLGVVVAGFFVMLTGWQMIDPLISIFIVAVILVGTWSLLRDSLNLALDSVPKDVDMEKVKNYLAGLEHVEQIHDLHVWALSTTEVALSVHLVTTDDALGNNSLSRVQQKLHEHFGIDHSTIQIEKQDIESCMLNRDNCKS, from the coding sequence ATGTCTCACGATCACAACCATCATACAGGTAATTACAACCAGGCCTTTGCAATCGGAATATTGTTGAATATCGTCTTTGTCGCCATTGAAGCGGGCTACGGTGTTGCGGCGGGATCATTGGCACTGATCGCAGATGCTGGACATAATCTGAGCGATGTTCTTAGTCTGTTGCTTGCCTGGGGGGCGAGTTGGCTTGCTACAAAACCAGCAACGGGAAACAGGACATACGGTTTTCGAAAAGCTACCATCATGGCATCCTTACTCAATGCCATAGTTCTCCTCTTTGCACTTGGTGGCATTGCCTGGGAAGCTGTTGGACGAATATTCGACCCCGGACCTGTTGAAGCAATGACGATAATTGTGGTTGCCGCAATTGGTGTCGTCGTCAATGCGATCACCGCATGGCTCTTTGTTTCCGGTCAAAAAGAAGACTTAAACATCAAAGGTGCCTATTTGCACATGGCTGCCGATGCCGGAGTTTCACTTGGTGTCGTTGTAGCTGGTTTCTTCGTCATGCTGACGGGTTGGCAGATGATTGATCCCTTAATCAGCATTTTTATCGTAGCCGTCATTCTGGTTGGGACGTGGTCTCTGTTACGTGATTCTCTAAATCTTGCTCTTGATTCGGTGCCCAAGGATGTTGATATGGAAAAGGTAAAAAACTATCTGGCTGGCCTTGAGCATGTAGAGCAGATTCATGATCTGCATGTTTGGGCTTTGAGCACGACGGAAGTCGCTTTATCCGTGCATTTAGTCACAACAGATGATGCCTTGGGCAATAACTCCCTTTCAAGGGTGCAACAGAAATTGCATGAGCATTTCGGTATTGATCATTCAACAATACAAATAGAAAAACAAGACATTGAGTCCTGTATGTTAAACCGCGACAACTGCAAAAGCTGA
- a CDS encoding VTT domain-containing protein: protein MRPSSAESPTTGNFRNSSKNNNILIPGINCWQLDRAEKLAFLIDAEAYFDAFREAAEQARQHIYICGWDIDTRMRLARDRKADSASLQLGPFLSALVEEKKDLQVYILIWDFVRFMGIDREWFSQFKISWNNHRNIHFHMDRLHPVGASVHHKLVVVDDAVACCGGLDLTKARWDTPAHAPDDQRRRTPDGHRYRPHHDVQVLVEGLPARRLGSYFRDRWQQVTGKRLSSPVPAPQQNNKKNSPWPASVRPDICCCSTAITRTQPQYEKLPGIYEAEQLYLDSIRNAEKSIYIENQYLTASKVIEALIRRLQEPKGPEIILVLPYTTDGWLSQTTMDTLRDRAVISLQEADIHNRLGIFYAYQEGLEGDDTIKIHSKLMIVDNRFIRVGSSNLNNRSMGFDTECDLAVELDGEIVDAEDTANPAEQLRTTLLAEHLGTTPAAVRQAVQQTDSILRAITELQGGSRTLKTFNPGITPSVDFIAEEQQLFDPERPVEPRRFLSPWIPRGRLTGQQLRLLQAAGVLLLLGGLAAVWHLSPAGEMLNPGRLQELADLLVRSDYGWFYVAAAYLFGSLVMVPITLLISLTILVFGVYKGFAVALLGSALSGAVTYGLGWILGRKTVRALAGDTINNLSQKLGRRGILSTFLVRLVPVAPYTVVNIVAGASHIRFTDFLFGTLLGMLPGILAIAGIVDRGYALFREPNLFSIATSLAVLALILSAWFLLQKKLRSD, encoded by the coding sequence ATGCGGCCTTCATCAGCGGAATCGCCGACAACGGGAAATTTTAGAAACAGCAGCAAAAATAACAATATTCTTATTCCTGGAATAAACTGCTGGCAGCTGGACCGGGCGGAAAAACTTGCCTTTCTTATAGACGCAGAGGCATATTTTGATGCGTTTCGCGAAGCAGCCGAACAGGCCCGGCAACATATCTATATCTGCGGTTGGGATATTGATACCAGGATGCGGCTGGCGCGGGACCGGAAAGCTGATTCCGCCTCTCTTCAGTTGGGCCCTTTCCTGAGTGCCCTTGTTGAAGAAAAAAAAGATCTACAAGTTTATATCCTTATATGGGATTTTGTCCGATTCATGGGGATCGACCGGGAATGGTTTTCCCAGTTCAAAATCAGTTGGAATAACCATAGAAATATACATTTTCATATGGATCGGCTTCATCCCGTGGGCGCGTCTGTCCATCATAAGCTCGTTGTAGTGGACGATGCTGTCGCCTGTTGCGGCGGGCTTGACCTGACAAAGGCACGCTGGGATACGCCTGCCCATGCACCGGATGACCAACGCCGCAGAACGCCGGATGGCCATAGGTACCGCCCTCATCACGATGTTCAGGTACTGGTTGAAGGGCTCCCTGCCCGGCGGCTCGGCAGCTATTTCCGGGACCGCTGGCAGCAGGTGACAGGGAAGCGGCTTTCCTCCCCTGTTCCGGCACCACAGCAAAACAACAAAAAAAACTCTCCCTGGCCTGCTTCGGTCCGGCCTGATATATGCTGTTGCAGTACGGCTATTACCCGCACCCAGCCTCAATATGAAAAACTGCCGGGCATATACGAGGCAGAGCAGCTCTACCTTGACAGTATCAGGAACGCGGAAAAATCAATTTACATCGAAAATCAGTACCTGACAGCGTCAAAGGTGATTGAGGCCCTGATCCGAAGGCTACAGGAACCTAAAGGGCCTGAAATTATCCTTGTCCTGCCCTATACCACAGACGGCTGGCTTTCCCAAACGACTATGGATACTCTCCGTGACAGGGCAGTCATCTCGCTTCAGGAGGCGGATATTCATAACCGTCTGGGTATATTTTATGCGTACCAGGAGGGATTGGAAGGGGATGACACCATCAAAATCCACTCTAAGCTGATGATCGTGGATAACCGTTTTATCCGGGTCGGTTCCTCCAATCTCAACAACCGCTCTATGGGATTTGATACGGAGTGTGACCTGGCTGTTGAGCTTGATGGCGAAATCGTAGATGCAGAAGATACTGCGAACCCGGCGGAACAGCTCCGCACCACCCTGCTTGCGGAACATCTGGGGACCACGCCTGCTGCTGTCCGGCAGGCTGTGCAGCAGACCGATTCTATTCTCCGGGCAATAACTGAACTTCAGGGCGGCTCCAGGACATTGAAAACATTCAATCCCGGAATCACACCTTCTGTTGACTTTATTGCTGAGGAACAGCAGCTTTTTGACCCGGAACGACCTGTTGAACCGAGACGGTTTCTCAGCCCGTGGATACCCAGAGGGCGGTTGACCGGACAGCAGCTCCGTCTCTTGCAGGCAGCCGGAGTCCTGTTGCTACTCGGCGGATTGGCAGCTGTATGGCACCTAAGCCCGGCCGGGGAAATGCTCAATCCGGGCCGATTACAGGAGCTTGCCGACCTACTGGTCAGAAGTGATTACGGCTGGTTCTATGTTGCTGCTGCATATCTGTTCGGCAGCCTGGTCATGGTCCCCATCACCCTGCTGATCAGCCTGACCATCCTCGTGTTTGGAGTCTATAAAGGCTTTGCAGTTGCCCTGCTTGGCTCAGCACTCAGCGGGGCCGTTACCTACGGACTCGGCTGGATCCTCGGCAGAAAGACCGTCAGGGCCCTTGCAGGAGATACCATCAACAACCTGAGTCAAAAACTCGGGCGACGCGGCATTCTTTCTACCTTTCTTGTCCGTTTGGTGCCGGTTGCTCCATATACAGTCGTAAATATCGTTGCCGGTGCATCCCATATCCGTTTTACTGATTTTCTGTTCGGAACACTGCTCGGGATGCTGCCCGGTATTCTAGCTATTGCCGGTATTGTTGACAGGGGCTATGCCTTGTTCCGTGAACCCAACCTGTTCAGCATCGCAACAAGCCTTGCCGTGCTTGCCCTGATCCTCAGTGCTTGGTTCCTGCTCCAAAAAAAATTGCGCAGCGACTGA
- a CDS encoding 2-oxoacid:acceptor oxidoreductase subunit alpha — MNRKQLVNEVSIVFSGAAGQGIQSIEMILTKLLKREGYHVFSTKEFMSRIRGGINSTSLRVSSGRVNAPMEKADLFLPLIQDTTLHLQDKITEHTVIIGEQAVVQFDDMVGIPFSEIAKRCGNKIYSSSVAVGVIAGILDVGDSTIEKTFTKHFKGKDEKIIQENIQAAKEGIKESAKIQEHLEVDIEKDASVQDEMLISGTEAVAMGAVAANVRYVASYPMSPATGVLVKLAGWSEQTDCIIEQVEDEITAVNMALGAWYAGARAFVTTSGGGLALMSEGISLSGITEIPFVVHVAQRPGPGTGLPTRTEQGDLHLVLYSGHGDFPRIIYAPGTVEEAFYLTNRAFDLADKFQIPVFILTDQYFVDSLCNTPVWDLDKTVSEHHFTETAQDYKRYAITESGVSPRGIPGFGKGLVKVDSDEHDEEGLITENLNETRKAMVEKRFFRKSHSVRKEVLEPDCFGRKENELLVLSWGSIGNAVKHAFQLLESPPAGMHFSQVWPLPENIEDILSRYTRIAVVENNASAQFATLLKGYAGVPIAHNILKFTGLPFSQEEIAREIQSIQ, encoded by the coding sequence ATGAACAGAAAACAACTTGTGAATGAGGTGTCAATTGTTTTCTCCGGTGCAGCTGGTCAGGGGATACAATCAATAGAAATGATCCTGACAAAGCTCTTGAAAAGAGAAGGGTATCACGTCTTTTCAACAAAGGAATTTATGTCACGGATCCGGGGAGGTATCAACTCTACCTCTCTCCGGGTTTCATCCGGGAGAGTGAATGCCCCGATGGAAAAAGCTGATCTTTTCCTTCCGCTTATACAGGATACAACCCTTCATCTCCAGGACAAGATAACTGAGCACACTGTAATAATAGGGGAACAAGCCGTTGTTCAGTTTGATGACATGGTGGGTATTCCGTTTTCTGAGATTGCGAAGCGTTGTGGCAATAAGATCTATTCAAGTTCTGTTGCCGTCGGGGTTATTGCCGGAATTTTAGACGTCGGCGACAGTACCATTGAAAAGACTTTTACAAAGCATTTTAAGGGAAAAGATGAAAAGATTATCCAGGAAAACATCCAGGCCGCAAAAGAAGGGATTAAGGAATCAGCCAAAATACAGGAACACTTGGAGGTCGATATAGAAAAAGATGCATCTGTTCAGGATGAGATGCTGATCAGCGGAACAGAAGCTGTGGCTATGGGGGCGGTTGCGGCAAACGTGCGCTATGTTGCATCGTATCCGATGTCGCCCGCAACCGGAGTTTTGGTCAAACTGGCTGGCTGGTCAGAGCAGACAGATTGTATTATTGAACAGGTTGAAGATGAAATTACAGCCGTAAATATGGCACTTGGTGCCTGGTATGCCGGTGCCAGAGCGTTTGTCACAACCTCAGGCGGCGGGTTGGCCCTTATGTCGGAGGGCATCAGTTTAAGCGGTATCACAGAAATTCCTTTTGTCGTCCATGTAGCGCAGCGGCCCGGTCCCGGCACAGGGCTTCCTACCCGTACCGAACAAGGGGATCTTCACCTTGTTCTCTACAGCGGGCATGGTGATTTTCCCCGAATTATTTATGCTCCCGGAACCGTTGAAGAGGCCTTTTATCTGACCAACCGGGCTTTTGACCTGGCTGATAAATTTCAGATTCCGGTCTTTATCCTGACCGACCAGTATTTTGTCGATTCATTGTGCAATACACCTGTTTGGGACTTGGACAAGACGGTTTCTGAACACCATTTTACCGAAACCGCACAAGATTATAAGCGTTATGCCATTACGGAAAGCGGTGTCTCGCCACGGGGCATACCGGGATTCGGCAAAGGGCTTGTCAAGGTAGACAGTGATGAACACGATGAAGAAGGCTTGATAACCGAAAATCTGAACGAGACCAGGAAGGCTATGGTGGAAAAACGATTTTTCCGTAAGTCGCATTCGGTGCGTAAAGAAGTTCTGGAACCTGACTGTTTTGGTCGTAAAGAAAATGAACTGCTCGTGCTCAGTTGGGGCTCAATAGGAAATGCGGTAAAGCATGCGTTTCAACTCCTTGAATCGCCACCGGCTGGTATGCATTTTTCCCAAGTCTGGCCGCTTCCGGAAAACATAGAAGATATTTTGAGCCGGTATACGCGGATTGCTGTTGTAGAAAATAATGCCTCAGCGCAGTTTGCAACCCTGCTCAAGGGCTATGCCGGAGTCCCTATTGCCCATAATATACTGAAGTTCACCGGACTGCCGTTTTCCCAGGAAGAAATAGCACGCGAGATTCAATCCATACAATAG
- a CDS encoding ferredoxin, with amino-acid sequence MSEKVILDQEECIGCETCVEMCPSVFSFDDAEGKAYVNEDADADAGEECVEEAIASCPAECITTE; translated from the coding sequence ATGTCAGAAAAAGTAATTCTTGATCAGGAAGAATGCATTGGCTGTGAAACCTGTGTTGAAATGTGCCCCTCAGTTTTTTCATTTGATGACGCTGAAGGGAAGGCATATGTTAATGAAGATGCAGATGCAGATGCAGGAGAGGAGTGCGTTGAAGAGGCGATTGCTTCATGTCCAGCAGAGTGTATTACTACGGAGTAA
- a CDS encoding sodium/glutamate symporter — MIYILSALGTAILLVALGEIAGTRTPLLKKIRFPGAVLGGLAGLIAGPGGFRLGAYLNIETSTQQIYSHLAAFPALFINIVFACLLLGKPIDQLSKVWNHARPHVVMGHIIAWGQYVVGISITLFILSPFLSVDPLVAPSIAIGFQGGHGTAAGLTANYQAFDFGDGKTIAYSIATIGVILATVIYPLLARVLLSTEKASDSFSTTKQREEAGQ; from the coding sequence ATGATATATATTTTGAGCGCATTGGGAACCGCCATTCTACTGGTCGCTCTTGGTGAAATAGCTGGAACCCGTACACCCTTGCTAAAAAAAATACGCTTTCCCGGTGCGGTATTGGGAGGATTGGCTGGTTTGATCGCAGGACCTGGTGGTTTCAGGCTTGGCGCATACTTGAACATTGAAACAAGCACCCAGCAGATCTATAGCCACTTGGCTGCATTTCCTGCGCTCTTTATTAATATTGTTTTCGCCTGCTTACTATTGGGGAAGCCGATTGATCAACTCTCGAAAGTATGGAATCATGCACGCCCTCACGTTGTGATGGGTCATATTATTGCATGGGGACAATACGTGGTTGGAATTTCTATCACACTTTTTATTCTTTCTCCCTTCTTGTCCGTTGATCCACTCGTTGCCCCATCTATAGCTATAGGATTTCAGGGAGGACACGGGACTGCAGCAGGGCTCACGGCCAACTACCAGGCATTCGACTTTGGCGATGGAAAAACAATTGCTTATAGCATCGCAACAATTGGCGTTATCTTAGCAACTGTCATTTATCCTTTACTTGCCAGGGTACTCCTGTCAACAGAGAAAGCAAGCGATTCGTTTTCAACGACAAAACAACGAGAAGAAGCCGGTCAATGA